From a region of the Nocardioides ginsengisegetis genome:
- the mgrA gene encoding L-glyceraldehyde 3-phosphate reductase encodes MTSYTAAEDRYDTAATGMHYRHTGRSGLQLPALSLGLWQNFGDDRSEDNQRAILRRAFDRGVTHFDLANNYGPPYGRAEENFGRYLKDDLAPYRDELVISTKAGYDMWPGPYGQGGGSRKYVLASLDQSLARMGLDYVDIFYSHRFDPDTPVEETMMALDQAVRSGRALYAGISSYSADKTREAATIARELGTPLLIHQPSYSLLNRWIEGGLLDELEAQGMGCIVFTALAQGLLTDRYLDGIPADSRAARTGSTIPGDHLDDKTLGHVRRLNEIAAGRGQKLAQMAVQWALRDPRVTSAVIGASSVEQLDTNLDALSGPAFTAEELQAIDDDAVEAGINLWAKATED; translated from the coding sequence ATGACGAGCTACACCGCCGCCGAGGACCGCTACGACACCGCCGCCACCGGCATGCACTACCGCCACACCGGCCGCAGCGGACTCCAGCTGCCCGCGCTCTCGCTGGGCCTCTGGCAGAACTTCGGCGACGACCGGTCCGAGGACAACCAGCGCGCGATCCTGCGCCGGGCCTTCGACCGGGGGGTCACGCACTTCGACCTCGCCAACAACTACGGCCCGCCCTACGGCCGCGCCGAGGAGAACTTCGGTCGCTACCTCAAGGACGACCTCGCGCCCTACCGCGACGAGCTGGTGATCTCGACCAAGGCCGGCTACGACATGTGGCCGGGCCCCTACGGCCAGGGCGGCGGCTCGCGGAAGTACGTCCTCGCCTCGCTCGACCAGTCCCTGGCCCGGATGGGGCTGGACTACGTCGACATCTTCTACAGCCACCGCTTCGACCCCGACACCCCCGTCGAGGAGACGATGATGGCGCTGGACCAGGCGGTGCGCTCCGGTCGTGCGCTGTACGCCGGCATCTCGTCCTACTCGGCCGACAAGACGCGCGAGGCGGCCACCATCGCCCGCGAGCTGGGCACCCCGCTGCTGATCCACCAGCCGTCGTACTCCCTGCTGAACCGCTGGATCGAGGGCGGCCTGCTCGACGAGCTCGAGGCCCAGGGCATGGGCTGCATCGTCTTCACGGCGCTGGCGCAGGGCCTGCTGACGGACCGCTACCTCGACGGCATCCCGGCCGACTCGCGGGCCGCGCGGACCGGCTCGACCATCCCGGGCGACCACCTCGACGACAAAACGCTCGGGCACGTGCGCCGCCTCAACGAGATCGCGGCCGGACGTGGGCAGAAGCTGGCCCAGATGGCGGTGCAGTGGGCGCTGCGCGACCCCCGCGTCACCTCCGCGGTCATCGGCGCCAGCTCGGTCGAGCAGCTCGACACCAACCTCGACGCGCTGTCGGGGCCGGCGTTCACCGCCGAGGAGCTCCAGGCGATCGACGACGACGCGGTCGAGGCCGGCATCAACCTCTGGGCGAAGGCGACCGAGGACTAA
- a CDS encoding ATP-binding cassette domain-containing protein: MGHVDVAGVRYELPDGRVLLDDVSFRVGEGAKVALVGANGAGKTTLLRIITGDLVPHAGAVTRSGGLGVMRQMVGAGLGEDPTVADLLLSVSPPRVRAAAADVERWELALMETDDEKTQMAYAHALSEFADAGGYDIEVTWDVCSMAALALPYDRAKYRSLKTLSGGEQKRLVLEFLLRGPDQVLLLDEPDNFLDVPGKIWLEGRVRESDKTILMISHDRELLNNTATRVVTVELGAAGNTVWTHPGGFASYHQARLDRFARFEELRKRWDEEHAKLKQLVLHYKIKAEYNDGMASQYRAAQTRLRKFEEAGPPTEQPREQQVSMRLKGGRTGKRAVVCEGLELTGLMKPFDLEVWYGERVAVLGSNGSGKSHFLRLLAAGGSDPDVEHRPVGDVVVKHVDHTGKAKLGARVRPGWFVQTHEHPELMGRTLLEILHRGDGSANGRAGLGREAAARVLDRYELAHASEQKFESLSGGQQARFQILMLELSGATLLLLDEPTDNLDVQSAEALEEGLEAFDGTVLAVTHDRWFARGFDRFLVYGADGEVYESNGPVWDEARVKRAR, encoded by the coding sequence GTGGGTCATGTGGATGTCGCCGGAGTCCGGTACGAGCTCCCCGACGGGCGGGTGCTGCTCGACGACGTGTCGTTCCGGGTCGGCGAGGGGGCCAAGGTCGCCCTCGTCGGGGCCAACGGCGCGGGCAAGACGACCCTGCTCCGGATCATCACCGGCGACCTGGTGCCGCACGCCGGCGCGGTCACGCGCAGCGGCGGGCTCGGGGTCATGCGGCAGATGGTCGGGGCCGGCCTGGGTGAGGACCCGACGGTCGCCGACCTGCTGCTGAGCGTCTCCCCGCCACGCGTCCGGGCGGCCGCGGCCGACGTGGAGCGCTGGGAGCTGGCGCTGATGGAGACCGACGACGAGAAGACGCAGATGGCCTACGCGCACGCGCTCTCGGAGTTCGCCGACGCCGGCGGCTACGACATCGAGGTCACCTGGGACGTGTGCTCGATGGCGGCGCTGGCGCTGCCCTACGACCGCGCGAAGTACCGCTCGCTGAAGACCCTGTCGGGCGGCGAGCAGAAGCGGCTGGTGCTGGAGTTCCTGCTGCGCGGCCCCGACCAGGTGCTGCTGCTCGACGAGCCGGACAACTTCCTCGACGTGCCGGGCAAGATCTGGCTGGAGGGGCGGGTCCGGGAGTCCGACAAGACGATCCTGATGATCAGCCACGACCGGGAGCTTCTCAACAACACCGCCACCCGCGTGGTGACCGTCGAGCTGGGCGCCGCGGGGAACACGGTGTGGACGCACCCGGGCGGCTTCGCGTCGTACCACCAGGCGCGCCTGGACCGCTTCGCGCGCTTCGAGGAGCTCCGCAAGCGCTGGGACGAGGAGCACGCCAAGCTCAAGCAGCTGGTGCTGCACTACAAGATCAAGGCGGAGTACAACGACGGCATGGCGTCGCAGTACCGCGCCGCCCAGACCCGGCTGCGCAAGTTCGAGGAGGCCGGTCCGCCGACCGAGCAGCCGCGCGAGCAGCAGGTCTCGATGCGGCTCAAGGGCGGCCGCACCGGCAAGCGCGCGGTGGTCTGCGAGGGGCTGGAGCTCACCGGGCTGATGAAGCCGTTCGACCTCGAGGTCTGGTACGGCGAGCGGGTCGCCGTGCTCGGGTCCAACGGCTCCGGCAAGTCGCACTTCCTGCGGCTCCTGGCCGCCGGCGGCAGCGACCCCGACGTCGAGCACCGGCCGGTCGGCGACGTCGTGGTCAAGCACGTCGACCACACCGGCAAGGCCAAGCTCGGCGCCCGCGTGCGCCCGGGCTGGTTCGTCCAGACCCACGAGCACCCCGAGCTGATGGGCCGCACGCTGCTCGAGATCCTGCACCGAGGCGACGGCTCGGCCAACGGCCGCGCCGGCCTGGGCCGGGAGGCTGCCGCGCGCGTGCTCGACCGCTACGAGCTCGCGCACGCCTCGGAGCAGAAGTTCGAGTCGCTGTCCGGTGGCCAGCAGGCGCGGTTCCAGATCCTGATGCTCGAGCTCAGCGGCGCCACGCTGCTGCTGCTCGACGAGCCGACCGACAACCTCGACGTCCAGTCCGCCGAGGCGCTCGAGGAGGGCCTCGAGGCCTTCGACGGCACGGTCCTGGCGGTCACCCACGACCGGTGGTTCGCCCGCGGCTTCGACCGCTTCCTGGTCTACGGCGCCGACGGCGAGGTCTACGAGTCCAACGGTCCCGTGTGGGACGAGGCGAGAGTGAAGCGAGCCCGATGA
- a CDS encoding PE-PGRS family protein yields the protein MSDIRPVDPHDDAAFDAWHEVYLASQLHGRGDWASPWQREELRAQVQAPSTLRSNTVYAGWSAGRLVSAGWLAMPLRDNLDRAYLAVDVAPGDRRSGHGAAMLAHLEQLALAEGRTVIGAETSWGLESGAEGEGDPGREFLVAHDYTLMLGDVQRQLDLPVADGLLDELAASAAGHHAAYTLRSWVGPVPDDLAESWLALSTTLMTEAPTGEMELEPEVVDVAEMRVHEEMVARQGRTKYNSVALDAEGTVVAYTDIATTVHEPDRAYQWGTLVAGAHRGHRLGLAVKAANLALLQRECPGVTRLTTYNAEVNAHMIGVNEMLGYRPVARLGEFEKKLA from the coding sequence ATGAGCGACATCCGACCCGTCGACCCCCACGACGACGCGGCCTTCGACGCCTGGCACGAGGTCTACCTCGCCTCCCAGCTGCACGGGCGGGGCGACTGGGCCTCGCCGTGGCAGCGCGAGGAGCTCCGCGCCCAGGTGCAGGCGCCCAGCACGCTCCGCTCCAACACCGTGTACGCCGGGTGGTCGGCCGGACGACTGGTCAGCGCCGGCTGGCTGGCGATGCCGCTGCGCGACAACCTGGACCGTGCCTACCTCGCCGTCGACGTGGCCCCCGGGGACCGACGGAGCGGCCACGGGGCGGCCATGCTCGCCCACCTGGAGCAGCTGGCGCTGGCCGAGGGCCGGACCGTGATCGGGGCCGAGACCTCGTGGGGGCTGGAGTCCGGCGCCGAGGGTGAGGGCGACCCCGGACGGGAGTTCCTCGTCGCCCACGACTACACGCTGATGCTCGGTGACGTGCAGCGGCAGCTCGACCTGCCGGTCGCCGACGGGCTGCTGGACGAGCTCGCCGCGAGCGCGGCGGGTCACCACGCGGCGTACACGCTGCGGTCGTGGGTCGGACCGGTGCCCGACGACCTGGCCGAGAGCTGGCTCGCGCTGTCCACCACCCTGATGACCGAGGCACCCACCGGCGAGATGGAGCTGGAGCCGGAGGTCGTGGACGTCGCGGAGATGCGGGTCCACGAGGAGATGGTGGCCAGGCAGGGCCGCACGAAGTACAACAGCGTCGCCCTGGACGCCGAGGGCACCGTCGTGGCCTACACCGACATCGCGACCACGGTGCACGAGCCGGACCGCGCCTACCAGTGGGGGACGCTCGTGGCCGGCGCGCACCGCGGGCACCGGCTCGGGCTGGCGGTCAAGGCCGCCAACCTCGCCCTGCTGCAGCGTGAGTGCCCGGGCGTCACCCGGCTGACGACGTACAACGCCGAGGTCAACGCGCACATGATCGGCGTCAACGAGATGCTCGGCTACCGGCCGGTGGCGCGGCTCGGGGAGTTCGAGAAGAAGCTGGCGTGA
- a CDS encoding S1C family serine protease produces MNDTPSVPPAGDRPDDTSRYAHPVFPPSGPPAPAAPPPTGTVTEKRPRRGAFAASVVAASLLVGGAAGVGGAAAWTSWHPADGTTSSSSSAPTSSQVVDTPSSSSNESVEQVAQQVLPSVVKIEVSGPQESGSGSGIILSSDGQILTNNHVVEIAGSSGSITVSFNDGSSAKAKVLGTDPLTDTAVIQAEGVDGLTPATIGKSGDLAVGQSVVAIGSPFGLESTVTSGIVSALNRPVDVGSDGQGNSTVYPAVQTDAAINPGNSGGPLVDLHGHVVGINSSIQTSSSSATEQGGSIGLGFAIPIDEVMPIVQQMIKGETPTHARLGISVSDVRSNSDVSEGAQVQEVTSGSTADNAGLSSGDVITKVNDEPITGADSLVATIRSFRPGDDVTVTYDHNGATKTVKLALDSDANTSNS; encoded by the coding sequence ATGAACGACACCCCCTCCGTCCCGCCCGCGGGCGATCGGCCCGACGACACCTCGCGTTACGCGCACCCGGTCTTTCCCCCCAGCGGCCCGCCGGCCCCGGCAGCCCCGCCCCCGACCGGGACCGTCACCGAGAAGCGACCGCGCCGTGGCGCGTTCGCCGCGTCCGTCGTGGCCGCATCCCTGCTCGTGGGCGGGGCGGCGGGGGTGGGCGGCGCCGCCGCCTGGACCTCCTGGCACCCGGCGGACGGCACCACGTCGTCCTCGTCGAGCGCCCCGACGAGCTCGCAGGTGGTGGACACCCCTTCGTCCTCCAGCAACGAGAGCGTCGAGCAGGTGGCCCAGCAGGTGCTGCCCTCGGTGGTGAAGATCGAGGTCTCCGGCCCCCAGGAGTCCGGCTCGGGCTCGGGCATCATCCTGAGCTCGGACGGCCAGATCCTGACCAACAACCACGTGGTCGAGATCGCCGGCAGCTCCGGCTCCATCACCGTGTCGTTCAACGACGGGTCGTCGGCCAAGGCGAAGGTGCTCGGCACCGACCCGCTGACCGACACCGCAGTGATCCAGGCCGAGGGCGTCGACGGGCTCACCCCCGCGACGATCGGCAAGTCCGGCGACCTCGCGGTCGGCCAGAGCGTCGTGGCGATCGGCTCGCCCTTCGGCCTCGAGTCGACGGTCACCAGCGGCATCGTCAGCGCCCTCAACCGTCCCGTCGACGTCGGCTCCGACGGCCAGGGCAACAGCACCGTCTATCCCGCGGTCCAGACCGACGCGGCGATCAACCCCGGCAACAGCGGCGGCCCGCTGGTCGATCTCCACGGGCACGTCGTCGGGATCAACTCCTCCATCCAGACCTCGTCCTCCTCTGCCACCGAGCAGGGCGGCTCGATCGGCCTCGGCTTCGCCATCCCGATCGACGAGGTGATGCCGATCGTGCAGCAGATGATCAAGGGCGAGACGCCCACGCACGCCCGGCTCGGCATCTCCGTCTCCGACGTGCGCAGCAACAGCGACGTCTCCGAGGGTGCCCAGGTCCAGGAGGTCACCAGCGGCTCGACGGCCGACAACGCAGGCCTGTCGTCCGGCGACGTGATCACCAAGGTCAACGACGAGCCGATCACCGGCGCCGACTCCCTCGTCGCGACGATCCGGTCCTTCCGGCCCGGCGACGACGTCACCGTGACCTACGACCACAACGGCGCCACCAAGACGGTCAAGCTCGCGCTCGACTCCGACGCCAACACGAGCAACTCCTGA
- a CDS encoding calcium-binding protein: MTKRLATALGCAVLLATTAYGAAAQAAVVRGDDHDNVLRGTAHADSIRAFAGNDRLYGLQGPDTMAGGTDDDKVKGGPGADVLNGQDGNDRINTGHDDQADFVHGGAGNDVIFMTGNDTAFGDTGDDRFFASYAGDGMEIQCGAGEDTVIFNQPSPGAKRKDCEHVKVIPAG, translated from the coding sequence ATGACGAAGAGACTCGCAACAGCGCTCGGGTGCGCCGTCCTGCTCGCGACCACGGCGTACGGCGCCGCCGCGCAGGCCGCCGTGGTCCGGGGCGACGACCACGACAACGTGCTGCGCGGCACGGCCCACGCCGACAGCATCCGCGCCTTCGCCGGCAACGACCGGCTCTACGGGCTCCAGGGTCCCGACACCATGGCCGGGGGCACCGACGACGACAAGGTCAAGGGCGGCCCGGGCGCCGACGTGCTCAACGGCCAGGACGGCAACGACCGGATCAACACCGGCCACGACGACCAGGCCGACTTCGTGCACGGAGGGGCCGGCAACGACGTCATCTTCATGACCGGCAACGACACGGCGTTCGGCGACACCGGGGACGACAGGTTCTTCGCGTCGTACGCCGGCGACGGCATGGAGATCCAGTGCGGCGCGGGGGAGGACACGGTCATCTTCAACCAGCCGAGCCCGGGCGCGAAGCGCAAGGACTGCGAGCACGTGAAGGTGATCCCGGCCGGGTAG
- a CDS encoding long-chain-fatty-acid--CoA ligase has product MDSPRFMDDRLAHWAGAEPDGEAITYGSRTWTWAEWNDRVRRNAGGLQALGIGRGDVVAFLDKNHPACVETSLGAGSLGAANAIINWRLAGEEVDYAVNDSGARVLIVGTELMPLVDKIRDRLTHVEKVIEVTPDGAEGDEYEAWLAASTPVSRPADVDPDDVCLVMYSSGTTGHPKGVMLTHANMVAHTQNAHDGWEFEPGDKSMVAMPLFHVGGSSYVLFGINDGIPSVMTRDPDGASLAGAILAGANRTFLVPAVLAQVLQAGPDAVKLFGALKTYTYGASPMPLPLLRAAMEAWPDTDFIQVYGLTEVSGVATQLLPEAHRDAEHPERLVSAGRPIPGCELRIVDPATLEDLPVGEHGEIWLRTAQLTKGYLGKPEETAKVITDDGWFRTGDMGKVDAEGYVYVEDRLKDMIISGGENIYSPEIERVLAEHPAVMEVAVIGVPDDTWGESVKAVVSLHPGAEATEEELISYCREHLAKFKCPRTVDVIPALPRNPTGKILKRELRAPYWQGHDRTVV; this is encoded by the coding sequence ATGGACTCCCCGCGCTTCATGGACGACCGCCTCGCCCACTGGGCGGGCGCCGAGCCCGACGGTGAGGCGATCACCTACGGCTCCCGCACGTGGACGTGGGCGGAGTGGAACGACCGTGTGCGCCGCAACGCCGGCGGCCTGCAGGCGCTGGGGATCGGGCGCGGCGACGTCGTCGCGTTCCTCGACAAGAACCACCCGGCCTGCGTCGAGACGTCGCTGGGGGCAGGGTCGCTCGGGGCGGCCAACGCGATCATCAACTGGCGGCTGGCCGGCGAGGAGGTCGACTACGCCGTCAACGACAGCGGCGCGCGGGTGCTGATCGTCGGCACCGAGCTGATGCCGCTGGTCGACAAGATCCGCGACCGGCTGACCCACGTCGAGAAGGTCATCGAGGTGACGCCCGACGGGGCCGAGGGCGACGAGTACGAAGCATGGCTGGCCGCCTCCACCCCGGTCTCGCGGCCGGCCGACGTGGACCCCGACGACGTGTGCCTGGTGATGTACTCCAGCGGCACCACCGGCCACCCCAAGGGCGTGATGCTCACGCACGCCAACATGGTCGCGCACACCCAGAACGCCCACGACGGCTGGGAGTTCGAGCCCGGCGACAAGAGCATGGTCGCGATGCCGCTCTTCCACGTCGGGGGCTCGTCCTACGTCCTGTTCGGCATCAACGACGGCATCCCGAGCGTCATGACCCGCGACCCCGACGGCGCCTCGCTGGCCGGCGCGATCCTGGCCGGCGCCAACCGCACGTTCCTCGTGCCCGCCGTGCTCGCCCAGGTGCTGCAGGCCGGCCCCGACGCGGTGAAGCTGTTCGGTGCCCTCAAGACCTACACGTACGGCGCCTCGCCGATGCCGCTGCCGCTGCTGCGCGCGGCGATGGAGGCCTGGCCCGACACCGACTTCATCCAGGTCTACGGCCTCACCGAGGTGTCCGGTGTGGCCACCCAGCTGCTGCCCGAGGCCCACCGCGACGCCGAGCACCCCGAGCGGCTGGTCTCGGCCGGCCGGCCGATCCCCGGCTGCGAGCTGCGGATCGTCGACCCCGCCACCCTCGAGGACCTGCCGGTCGGCGAGCACGGCGAGATCTGGCTGCGCACCGCCCAGCTCACGAAGGGCTACCTCGGCAAGCCCGAGGAGACCGCCAAGGTGATCACCGACGACGGCTGGTTCCGCACCGGCGACATGGGCAAGGTCGACGCCGAGGGCTACGTCTACGTCGAGGACCGGCTCAAGGACATGATCATCAGCGGCGGGGAGAACATCTACTCGCCCGAGATCGAGCGGGTCCTGGCCGAGCACCCGGCCGTCATGGAGGTCGCCGTGATCGGCGTCCCCGACGACACCTGGGGCGAGTCGGTCAAGGCGGTCGTCTCCCTCCACCCGGGCGCCGAGGCCACGGAGGAGGAGCTGATCTCCTACTGCCGCGAGCACCTGGCGAAGTTCAAGTGCCCGCGCACGGTCGACGTGATCCCCGCGCTGCCGCGCAACCCCACCGGCAAGATCCTCAAGCGGGAGCTCCGGGCGCCCTACTGGCAGGGCCACGACCGGACGGTCGTGTGA
- a CDS encoding DUF2127 domain-containing protein, protein MNLRPLRHFSWSLRSCGIRGHVTYKPDEKDLAERLHTETAVGEAWRCLRCEDFVPGPPHGSGPAEDAPIVLKDKALKDAVILRLLAAERLVRGVLLVALAYGIYRFDGAKDSLQQVFAEYLPRLQPLAERAGIDLQNAGPVKLIEEALKAQHSTLKLVILGVAAYGALQLLEAVGLWSMQRWGEYVAMVGTSALIPLEVYELLHTVTPFKIGALVLNLFAVFYLLWTKRLFGFRGGKEAFEAERHSASLLEVERASVDAPRAR, encoded by the coding sequence GTGAACCTCCGGCCGCTGCGCCACTTCAGCTGGAGCCTGCGCTCCTGTGGCATCCGCGGGCACGTCACCTACAAGCCCGACGAGAAGGACCTCGCCGAACGCCTGCACACCGAGACCGCGGTGGGGGAGGCCTGGCGGTGCCTGCGCTGCGAGGACTTCGTGCCCGGGCCGCCGCACGGCTCGGGCCCGGCCGAGGACGCCCCGATCGTGCTCAAGGACAAGGCGCTCAAGGACGCCGTGATCCTGCGGCTGCTGGCCGCCGAGCGGCTGGTCCGCGGGGTCCTCCTCGTCGCGCTCGCCTACGGCATCTACCGCTTCGACGGCGCGAAGGACTCGCTCCAGCAGGTGTTCGCGGAGTACCTCCCGCGACTCCAGCCCTTGGCCGAGCGCGCCGGCATCGACCTGCAGAACGCCGGCCCGGTCAAGCTGATCGAGGAGGCCTTGAAGGCGCAGCACTCCACCCTGAAGCTGGTCATCCTCGGCGTCGCGGCCTACGGGGCGCTGCAGCTGCTCGAGGCGGTCGGGCTCTGGTCGATGCAGCGCTGGGGCGAGTACGTCGCCATGGTCGGCACGTCCGCGCTGATCCCGCTGGAGGTCTACGAGCTGCTGCACACGGTCACGCCGTTCAAGATCGGCGCGCTGGTGCTCAACCTCTTCGCCGTCTTCTACCTGCTGTGGACCAAGCGGCTCTTCGGCTTCCGCGGCGGCAAGGAGGCCTTCGAGGCCGAGCGGCACAGTGCGTCGCTGCTGGAGGTCGAGCGGGCCTCCGTGGACGCCCCGCGGGCGCGCTGA
- a CDS encoding alpha/beta fold hydrolase encodes MDTVEVDGLRLAYRRTGHGRAVVFVHGGAEDGRVWAPQLDALSDEFTVIAWDEPGAGGSDDVPDGFGLSDYADCLAGLIRALGVSPTPVVGLSWGTTVILELYRRHPEVVRSIVLADGYAGWRGSLGAEEADARLAGVCAALAQPEERFDPTLPGLFAADPPARFVPLLEAMAADVRPSSILTALTAMARADLSHVLPTVGVPTLLIWGALDARSPLSVAYEFERRIPGASLAVIPDCGHVSNLQAPGPFNDLVRGFLQRHG; translated from the coding sequence ATGGACACCGTCGAGGTGGACGGACTCCGCTTGGCGTACCGCCGTACCGGTCACGGTCGAGCAGTCGTGTTCGTGCATGGCGGGGCTGAGGACGGCCGTGTCTGGGCACCACAGCTCGACGCACTCTCAGACGAGTTCACGGTGATCGCCTGGGATGAGCCCGGCGCCGGTGGATCCGACGACGTGCCCGACGGGTTCGGCCTGTCCGACTACGCCGACTGCCTCGCCGGGCTGATCCGCGCGCTCGGCGTCTCCCCGACGCCGGTGGTCGGACTTTCGTGGGGCACCACCGTGATCCTCGAACTGTATCGACGCCACCCCGAGGTGGTCCGCAGCATCGTCCTGGCCGACGGGTACGCCGGGTGGCGCGGGTCCCTGGGCGCTGAGGAGGCCGATGCCCGATTGGCCGGCGTGTGCGCGGCGCTGGCTCAGCCGGAGGAGCGGTTCGATCCGACGCTGCCCGGACTCTTCGCGGCTGATCCACCTGCACGGTTCGTGCCCTTGCTGGAGGCGATGGCGGCTGACGTCCGACCCAGCAGCATCTTGACTGCCCTGACCGCGATGGCGCGGGCGGATCTCTCGCATGTCCTGCCGACCGTCGGGGTGCCGACACTGCTGATTTGGGGTGCGCTCGACGCACGGTCACCACTGTCGGTGGCGTACGAGTTCGAGCGTCGGATACCCGGAGCGAGTCTGGCGGTCATCCCCGATTGCGGACACGTCAGCAACCTCCAGGCACCGGGACCGTTCAACGATCTGGTTCGCGGCTTCCTCCAACGCCATGGCTAA
- a CDS encoding HAD-IA family hydrolase — MTPGSTPSTTTPVGSPAGVVWDLGNVLVDWQPRLAIAAGVGEEEAARFLAADDFDFHAYNHGPDSGLDWDEAEAEVARTRPHWLEHARAYRRHFPASLAGEVPGSVDLVRELAAAGVPMWGLTNWSAELFPHGRAAHPFLDELLLDVVVSGEEGVAKPDPAIFEVVRRRTGLPLHTLVFVDDRADNVAAADAAGMDALLFTDAARLRVDLRERGLPV; from the coding sequence GTGACCCCAGGCTCCACCCCGTCCACCACGACCCCCGTCGGCTCGCCGGCGGGGGTCGTGTGGGATCTGGGCAACGTCCTCGTCGACTGGCAGCCCCGGCTGGCCATCGCGGCGGGCGTCGGCGAGGAGGAGGCCGCGCGCTTCCTGGCCGCGGACGACTTCGACTTCCACGCCTACAACCACGGCCCGGACAGCGGCCTGGACTGGGACGAGGCGGAGGCCGAGGTCGCGCGGACCCGTCCGCACTGGCTCGAGCACGCCCGCGCCTACCGCCGGCACTTCCCCGCCTCCCTGGCCGGCGAGGTTCCCGGGTCGGTCGACCTGGTCCGTGAGCTCGCCGCGGCCGGGGTCCCGATGTGGGGCCTGACCAACTGGTCGGCCGAGCTGTTCCCCCACGGCCGCGCCGCCCACCCCTTCCTCGACGAGCTCCTGCTCGACGTCGTGGTCAGCGGGGAGGAGGGCGTCGCCAAGCCCGACCCGGCCATCTTCGAGGTCGTACGCCGGCGCACGGGGCTGCCGCTGCACACCCTCGTCTTCGTCGACGACCGGGCCGACAACGTCGCGGCCGCCGACGCGGCGGGCATGGACGCGCTGCTGTTCACCGACGCCGCCCGGCTCCGCGTCGACCTGCGCGAGCGCGGCCTGCCCGTCTGA
- a CDS encoding citrate synthase, producing the protein MTDSLTVRDNRTGQEYDVPIVDGTIKAADLGKIKAAEEAPGLAVYDPGFVNTASCRSAVTFIDGDKGILEYRGYPIEQLAEKSNFLEVAYLLIHGALPTKVEYETWVHEITYHTFVHENVKSFMEGFRYDAHPMGMLMASVGALSTFYPDARNITDAENRHMQIVRMIAKMPTLGAWSFRHAQGKPFVYPDNDLGYTANFLSMLFKMSERKFEADERLVKALDVLFILHADHEQNCSTNAVRSVGSSQVDPYSAVAAGVGALYGPLHGGANEAVLRMLRRIGSKENIPAFIEGVKAGNEKLMGFGHRVYKNFDPRATIIKKACDDVFEVTGVNPLLAIAKELEKIALEDEYFIKRKLYPNVDFYSGLIYEAFQFPPEMFTVLFAIGRTPGWLAQWLELVQDKEQKIARPKQIYTGDRTLDFVPASERWA; encoded by the coding sequence GTGACTGATTCCCTCACCGTCCGCGACAACCGCACCGGACAGGAGTACGACGTCCCGATCGTCGACGGCACCATCAAGGCCGCCGACCTGGGCAAGATCAAGGCCGCCGAGGAAGCTCCCGGCCTGGCTGTCTACGACCCGGGCTTCGTGAACACCGCATCGTGCCGCAGTGCCGTCACCTTCATCGACGGCGACAAGGGCATCCTCGAGTACCGCGGCTACCCCATCGAGCAGCTGGCTGAGAAGTCCAACTTCCTCGAGGTTGCCTATCTCCTGATCCACGGCGCGCTGCCCACCAAGGTGGAGTACGAGACCTGGGTCCACGAGATCACCTACCACACGTTCGTGCACGAGAACGTCAAGAGCTTCATGGAGGGCTTCCGCTACGACGCCCACCCCATGGGCATGCTGATGGCCTCGGTCGGCGCGCTGTCGACGTTCTACCCGGACGCCCGCAACATCACCGACGCCGAGAACCGGCACATGCAGATCGTCCGCATGATCGCCAAGATGCCGACGCTGGGTGCCTGGTCCTTCCGCCACGCGCAGGGCAAGCCGTTCGTCTACCCCGACAACGACCTGGGCTACACCGCCAACTTCCTCTCGATGCTGTTCAAGATGAGCGAGCGGAAGTTCGAGGCGGACGAGCGCCTGGTCAAGGCCCTCGACGTGCTCTTCATCCTGCACGCCGACCACGAGCAGAACTGCTCGACCAACGCGGTCCGCTCGGTCGGCTCCTCGCAGGTCGACCCCTACTCCGCGGTCGCCGCGGGCGTGGGCGCCCTCTACGGCCCGCTGCACGGTGGCGCCAACGAGGCCGTGCTGCGGATGCTGCGCCGGATCGGCTCGAAGGAGAACATCCCCGCCTTCATCGAGGGAGTGAAGGCCGGCAACGAGAAGCTCATGGGCTTCGGTCACCGCGTCTACAAGAACTTCGACCCGCGCGCGACGATCATCAAGAAGGCCTGCGACGACGTCTTCGAGGTCACCGGGGTCAACCCGCTCCTGGCGATCGCCAAGGAGCTGGAGAAGATCGCGCTCGAGGACGAGTACTTCATCAAGCGCAAGCTCTACCCCAACGTGGACTTCTACTCCGGCCTGATCTACGAGGCCTTCCAGTTCCCGCCGGAGATGTTCACCGTCCTCTTCGCGATCGGCCGCACCCCGGGCTGGCTGGCCCAGTGGCTCGAGCTGGTCCAGGACAAGGAGCAGAAGATCGCTCGTCCGAAGCAGATCTACACGGGTGACCGGACCCTCGACTTCGTGCCGGCCTCCGAGCGCTGGGCGTGA